The window TGCATTCTATTTTCAGCTTGATCAAAGACTTTAGAATGTTTGCTTCTAAATACTTCATCGGTTACTTCACGAATATCTAATCCTCTTTCTTTTGCTTCTTTTGCAACTGTTGTTTCAAAGTCGTGGAATGATGGTAAACAATGTAAGAAAATAACGTTCGGATTTTCCGTTCTTTTAATTAAATCCATGTCAACTCTATATGGTGTTAATAGTTCAACTCTTTCTGGCATTTTGTCTTCTTCGCCCATTGATACCCAAACATCCGTGTAGATAGCGTCTGCTCCTTTTACTCCATCAAGATCAGGCGTATATTCAATAATTGCTCCGGATTCTTTGGCGTTTTCAAGTGCTTCATTCATGATTTCATCTGATGGTTTTAATTGTTCAGGACCAACTGCAACATAGTGAATACCAAGTTTTGAAGAAATTCTCATTAAAGTATTTGCTACGTTGTTTCTTGTATCACCTACAAAAACAAGTTTCATTTGGTTAAGTGGTTTGTGTATAAACTCCATCATTGTCATAACGTCTGCAAGACCTTGGGTTGGATGTGCTTCATCAGTCAAACCATTCCATACTGGAACTCCTGAATATTTTGCAAGTGCTTCAACAACTTCTTGCTTATAGCCTCTGTATTCAATACCATCGTACATTCTTCCTAAGACTTTTGCGGTATCTTCTATTGATTCTTTTTTACCCATTTGACTATTGGTAAGGAATGTTACATGTGCACCTTCATCGTATGCAGCAACTTCAAAAGCAGTTCTAGTTCTTGTTGATGTTTTATCAAAAATTAAAACAATGTTTTTTCCTTTAAGTAGTTCCTGTCTTATACCTGCTCTTTTTTTAGCTTTTAAATCAAATGCA of the Thermosipho africanus Ob7 genome contains:
- the argF gene encoding ornithine carbamoyltransferase, with translation MPVNLKGRSLLTLKDFTAEEIKYLLNLAFDLKAKKRAGIRQELLKGKNIVLIFDKTSTRTRTAFEVAAYDEGAHVTFLTNSQMGKKESIEDTAKVLGRMYDGIEYRGYKQEVVEALAKYSGVPVWNGLTDEAHPTQGLADVMTMMEFIHKPLNQMKLVFVGDTRNNVANTLMRISSKLGIHYVAVGPEQLKPSDEIMNEALENAKESGAIIEYTPDLDGVKGADAIYTDVWVSMGEEDKMPERVELLTPYRVDMDLIKRTENPNVIFLHCLPSFHDFETTVAKEAKERGLDIREVTDEVFRSKHSKVFDQAENRMHTIKAVMVATL